The nucleotide window TAATGGCTAAGGCATTACCTAATCACTACATACTCCAAATCAACTAATTTTGCGTAACTAACAATTTGGTCTGTTGTTAAATTTAATGAAACAACCGTATGGTGTCCGCCGCCATTTTCAATCCAAGCCTTTACTCCATCCTGGAAGTTCGGCTTAATATTCCAAAGTACGCGGGCAACCGGAAGGTTTGGAGCTGGCACAGTTGGCTCGAATGCCGAAACTTCGTTAATCAAAAGTTTATAATGGGTGCCGAAGTCAGCCATTGAAACAACAACACCTTCTCCTGCTTTACCGTCAAATACTAACCGTGCCGGATCTTCCCGATTGCCAATTCCTAATGGAGAAACGATAATTTTTGGTTTATTGCTTGCTAAAGATGGGTCGACTTCAAGCATATGGGATTGAAGAGCAGATTCTTGACCCAAAGCTAATTCATAGGTGTAATCTTCCATGAAGCCGGTTGATTGGTTACGGCTCATAACTTTAAGTAGACGATCGAGTGCAGCCGTTTTCCAATCTCCTTCACCGGCAAAGCCGTATCCTTGCGCCATCAAACGCTGAACTGCAAGACCAGGAAGCTGTTTCATACCATACAAATCTTCAAAGTTAGTAGTGAAGGCATTGTAACCGCCGTCATCAAGGAAGTGTTTAATCGCGATTTCATAGCTCGCTTGAACTCTTACGCTTGCATCCCAAGCTTCCCTGCTGTAAGTACCATAATCAAATTCATAAAGGTTTTCATATTCGGCAAATAATGCATCAATTTCTTCGTTCGTAACAGCATTCACGTATTGAACCAGATCTCCAATACCAAAGTAGTCCACTGTCCAGCCAAATTGAATTTGTGCCTCCACTTTATCTCCTTCAGTAACACCAACGTTACGCATGTTGTCACCAAAGCGAGCAACTTTGATGTTAAAACTTTCGTTATAAGCAACCGCTACGTCCATCCATTCGGCAATTTGCTTTTGCACTTCAGGGCGCTGCCAGTAACCGACCACTACTTTATTTTGCTTTTTCAAACGGGCATTGATGAAACCATACTCACGGTCGCCGTGGGCAGATTGGTTTAGGTTCATAAAGTCCATATCAATCGTAGCCCAAGGAATGCTTTCATTAAATTGTGTTGCTAGATGGAGCAATGGTTTCTGTAATAATTTTGTACCGCGAATCCACATTTTTGCAGGTGAGAAAGTATGCATCCATGTGATCACACCGGCAACCTCGTCACGATAGTTGACTTCTTTCATAATACTGGTGATTTTATCTGCACTGACAGCTAAATCTTGCAATACAATCAGATATGGTAAGGTACCGCTTTCATTTAAGGCATCGGTCATCGTTTGCGCATGAGCTTTGACTTCTGCTAACGCTTCTTCCCCATAAAGATGCTGTGAACCTACAACAAACCAAAATTCCTTTTTACCTGTTGATGTCATAATGGATCCTCTTTTCGTAGATTAATAGGTTTTTGTTATTTTTGCCCGTAATAGGCATGCTTCCCATGTTTCCTCAGATAGTGCTTATCTAAAATACTTTGCGGTAATAATTCAGCAAAACTGTTTAATTGTCGGGCAAATAAATTCATTTTCGAAACTTCCTCTAGCACTACACTATTCATTACCGCTGTTTTTACATCCTTGCCCCATGTAAACGGCGCATGACCATGCAGTAGGACACCGGGAACTGCTAAAATATCCAGTCCGCGCTCTTCAAAGGTTTCGATGATGACTTTACCGGTTTCCACTTCATAACCGCGGTCAATCTCCTCTTGTGTCAAAAAGCGGGCACATGGAATGGAGCCATAGAATGTGTCTGCATGAGTCGTCCCCATTGCTGGAACATCCAGACCGGCTTGAGCCCAAACAGTCGCCCAGGTTGAATGAGTGTGCACGATACCGCCAATTTCCGGATAATGTCTATACAGCACAGCATGAGTGGCTGTATCTGATGAAGGGTTCATCTCACCTTCCACAACATTTCCATCTAAATCAACAACCACCATGTCACTTGGTTTCATTTTTTTATAATCAACACCGCTTGGTTTGATGACGAACAATCCGCTATCACGATCAATCCCACTTGCATTGCCCCAAGTGTATTTGACCAGTCCTTGCTTTGGTAATTCTAAATTAGCATGAAATACTTCTTCTTTCAGTCTATCTAACATGCAGATCCCCTCCGTTTCCCACTCATACCGTCAATTTTTCAACGGCAGCCTGTTCAATCACTAAGCCTTTTTTGTAACGATCAATGAATACTTCAAACCCTTTAACATCAAACCCATCAGGAAAAATTTCCAGCCTATCAACCTCTTCAAAAACCTTTTTGTCGAGGAAGTCGTCTAAACTTTCATTTTGCTCTTTGGTCATCATGTATGAGGCAAGAATGGCCATTCCCCACGCCCCGCCTTCTCCAGCTGTTTCCATAACGGTGACGGGAGTATTCATGGCAGCGGCGATCATTTTCTGGCCGACAACAGGGGTTTTAAATAAACCACCATGAGCTAAAATACTATCAATCTCCACTCTTTCATTCTTTGTTAAAATATCCATGCCGATTTTCAAAGCACCAAAGGCAGTATAAAGATGGGTCCGCATGAAGTTCGCTAAATTGAAGCGGCTCTCAGGTGTCCGGACAAATAGCGGCCGTCCTTGCTCCAACCCAGTAATATTTTCACCCGAAAGATATCCGTAGCTTAGTAAGCCTCCGCCATCTGAGTCAGCTTCGAGTGCTTTATTCAGCATTACCGCGAATAGCTTATTGGTGTCAACCGTTTGTCCCATTGCCTCATAAAACTCACGGAACAATCCCATCCAGGCATTAAGATCACTTGAACAGTTATTCGCATGTACCATTGCCACCGGGCTACCGCTTGGTGTCGTGACCAAATCAATTTCTGGATATACCTTTGAAAGTTCCTTTTCTAATACAATCATCGCAAAAACAGAAGTTCCGACCGAAACATTCCCGGTCCGTTTCCTCACACTGTTCGTTGCAACCATCCCGGTTCCGGCATCACCTTCCGGCGGACAAAATGGAATGCCCGATTGTAAATTTTGTGAACGATCCAGAATCTTCGCTCCAACTTCCGTTAATGAACCTGCTTGTTCTCCAGCGATGTAGACTTGAGGAAGAATATCTCTCAACTCCCATTGATACCCCTTTGATGCAATATGATCATTAAACTGTTTGACCATCGATTCATTGTAATCCAGCGTTGATTCATCAATCAGGAACATGCCTGAAGCATCCCCAATGCCAATCGCCTTTTTACCGGTTAGCAGCCAGTGAATGTATCCAGCTAAAGTGGTAATAAAATCAACGCGAGGCAAATGTTTTTCGCCGTTTAAAATGGCTTGATAAAGGTGGGCAATACTCCACCGTTCAGGGATATTAAATTGGAATAGATTGGTTAATTCTTTTGCTGCGGCACCGGTTGTTGCATTACGCCAGGTCCGAAACGGAACAAGCAGCTCACCAGCGTAATCAAAAGCCATATACCCATGCATCATGGCAGAAATCCCAATAGAACCAATGGTTCGAATGGTAACACCATAATTTCGTTCAACTTCTTGCTTCATTTCACTATAAGCTGTTTGCAAACCTGTAATAATATCAACTAAGTTGTAAGTCCAAAATCCATCTTCTAAGCGATTTTCCCACTCATAACTACCAGATGCGATGGTTTCAAAGTTTTTATCAATCAACACCGCTTTAATACGTGTGGATCCAAATTCGATTCCAAGAGAAGTCTCTCCTGTGGTAATCGCTTGTTTAATGTTTGTTCGATTCGTCTTCACCGTTAATCCCCTCTCCGATAGCGGTTTCAATATCATCTGTAAACTACGAAGGAGCTTTCCTTTTACAAACCTAGTATATTTTTTGTGCGTACATTTGTCAACCGAAAGTATCACATGTACTTACAAATAAAAAAATGCCCTGTTATCCTTAAATTAACTGATATTTCATCAAATTTTTTTCAAAAATTAGGATTATGTTTTCGTTTTCATAAAACTATGATAAAATATGTCCATACAAATATTCCAAGTTACATGCACATGAACAACTATGAAAGATGTGAGTGAAATGAAGACAAAGTATCAGGTCATCATTGATGATATAAAAAGTAAAATTCTTTCTGGGGATTACATTATCGGCGAACAAATCCCCACAGAATCCGTCCTGCAGGAAAAGTACAATGTCAGCAGACACACGGTTCGAAAGGCCATTTTAGATCTGGCGAATGAGGGATTCCTAAGAAGTGAAAAAGGCTCTGGCACATATGTCAGCAACAAATATCAATCAAAATCCACTAGAGGTTCCACGAATAAAACCATCGGGGTTATGACGACTTACATTTCTGATTACATTTTCCCATCTATTATTCGCGGAATTGAAACCAGATTGAAAGAGGATAATTATTCGTTGCTGCTAGCCAGTACCAATAACGATGTAGAACAAGAAAAAAGGGCTTTGGAAATGATGCTGGCATATGGTGTGGATGGTTTGATCATTGAACCTACGAAAAGCAATCAATACAATCCCAATATTGCTTACTACCTATCGTTCAAGGAACATGATGTTCCATTGATTATGATCAATGCATTTTATGAAGAATTGGATCTGCCCTTCCTTTGCCTCGATGACACCCAGTCCAGCTATCTCGCAACAAAGGAATTGATTTCAAAAGGCCACATGCAAATTGGACTTATTGCAAAAATAGACGACCTTCAAGGTAAGTATCGAATGAAGGGGTATATCAAAGCGCTTGGTGAAGCCAAATTGCGCTTTCAACCGGAACAAGTGCTGTCGTTCACGACAGAGACAAAGCCGGATCTGTCCCGAAACTTGAAGAAGTTCCTGATCGAAAATAAAGACATGCTAACAGCCATTGTTTGCTATAACGACGAGGTAGGGTTGGAAGTGGCAAATGTATGCAGACAAATTGATCTTCCTGTACCGGAAAAACTATCCATTATTGGCCAGGACAATTCCTATATTGCCAAAAATGCAAATATCAAGTTAACCACATTGACACACCCGCAGGAACAAATGGGACGTGATGCAGCTGATTGGGTTATTAAACGATTGCAGGGGAAAAAAGACCTGCCAAACGAAACCTATTATCAGCCAGAGTTGATAGAAGGGGAAACGGTGAAAGAATTAGACGTAGAATAATCTTCAAACGCACAATTGGCCAAAATGACTTTGCACAGAAAAAGCACAGCACATCTCATTCATATTCATGAGATGTGCTGTGCTTGTTTTTGTGGAAAAAATAGACATAGAGAATCACTCAGTTTCTATTCTCACCTGTTCCTGATTCATTCTATCGTCGTTTTTTATAGATTTCTCTTTCATCCTCCACATTTGCACTGCAGAGTATGCGGTGTACAGAATGACAAGAATAATGGACCCGTAAAAAATGAGATTTAACACCGACCACATTTGACCTTTTTGTCTATCTTGAAGCATTGCTTGAACTAGCCATGCGAAACATGTAATAGAGGTCAAGGCATATAAGCGCGATTTTGACTTATCGTTCATTTTTTCTCCCTCTCTTCATTACAGGAATGCTTCCACTCTTTCAGTAAACTATTGAATCTGATTGATAGTCAAGGAAATCGGCCCCATTCGCTACTATATTAGCGTTTCTTTCGCTTGGACAAAATGTCTACCGCGACGGCTAGAAGTAGTACAAGACCTTTAATGGTTTGAATTAATGCTGAGTCTACCCCCATAATCGACAGTCCCTGGTTAATAACTCCCATTACAACTGCACCAATAACAACACCTGGTACAGTCCCAATACCACCTGTAACAGCAGTGCCACCAACAAAGCAAGCCGCAATAGCATCAAGTTCGAAGGAATTACCAGTTGCAGCTGATGCGGAACTCAAACGCGAGAGCATCGCAATAGCTGCAATAGCTGAAAGAAGTCCCATGTGAACGAAGAGTGAAAAATCGACACGTCGAGTGTTAATACCCGAAAGAAGCGCTGCTCGACGATTACCACCAACTGCATAGACGCGACGGCCAAAAACCGT belongs to Neobacillus sp. OS1-2 and includes:
- the araA gene encoding L-arabinose isomerase; the encoded protein is MTSTGKKEFWFVVGSQHLYGEEALAEVKAHAQTMTDALNESGTLPYLIVLQDLAVSADKITSIMKEVNYRDEVAGVITWMHTFSPAKMWIRGTKLLQKPLLHLATQFNESIPWATIDMDFMNLNQSAHGDREYGFINARLKKQNKVVVGYWQRPEVQKQIAEWMDVAVAYNESFNIKVARFGDNMRNVGVTEGDKVEAQIQFGWTVDYFGIGDLVQYVNAVTNEEIDALFAEYENLYEFDYGTYSREAWDASVRVQASYEIAIKHFLDDGGYNAFTTNFEDLYGMKQLPGLAVQRLMAQGYGFAGEGDWKTAALDRLLKVMSRNQSTGFMEDYTYELALGQESALQSHMLEVDPSLASNKPKIIVSPLGIGNREDPARLVFDGKAGEGVVVSMADFGTHYKLLINEVSAFEPTVPAPNLPVARVLWNIKPNFQDGVKAWIENGGGHHTVVSLNLTTDQIVSYAKLVDLEYVVIR
- a CDS encoding L-ribulose-5-phosphate 4-epimerase, whose protein sequence is MLDRLKEEVFHANLELPKQGLVKYTWGNASGIDRDSGLFVIKPSGVDYKKMKPSDMVVVDLDGNVVEGEMNPSSDTATHAVLYRHYPEIGGIVHTHSTWATVWAQAGLDVPAMGTTHADTFYGSIPCARFLTQEEIDRGYEVETGKVIIETFEERGLDILAVPGVLLHGHAPFTWGKDVKTAVMNSVVLEEVSKMNLFARQLNSFAELLPQSILDKHYLRKHGKHAYYGQK
- a CDS encoding FGGY-family carbohydrate kinase — encoded protein: MKTNRTNIKQAITTGETSLGIEFGSTRIKAVLIDKNFETIASGSYEWENRLEDGFWTYNLVDIITGLQTAYSEMKQEVERNYGVTIRTIGSIGISAMMHGYMAFDYAGELLVPFRTWRNATTGAAAKELTNLFQFNIPERWSIAHLYQAILNGEKHLPRVDFITTLAGYIHWLLTGKKAIGIGDASGMFLIDESTLDYNESMVKQFNDHIASKGYQWELRDILPQVYIAGEQAGSLTEVGAKILDRSQNLQSGIPFCPPEGDAGTGMVATNSVRKRTGNVSVGTSVFAMIVLEKELSKVYPEIDLVTTPSGSPVAMVHANNCSSDLNAWMGLFREFYEAMGQTVDTNKLFAVMLNKALEADSDGGGLLSYGYLSGENITGLEQGRPLFVRTPESRFNLANFMRTHLYTAFGALKIGMDILTKNERVEIDSILAHGGLFKTPVVGQKMIAAAMNTPVTVMETAGEGGAWGMAILASYMMTKEQNESLDDFLDKKVFEEVDRLEIFPDGFDVKGFEVFIDRYKKGLVIEQAAVEKLTV
- a CDS encoding GntR family transcriptional regulator translates to MKTKYQVIIDDIKSKILSGDYIIGEQIPTESVLQEKYNVSRHTVRKAILDLANEGFLRSEKGSGTYVSNKYQSKSTRGSTNKTIGVMTTYISDYIFPSIIRGIETRLKEDNYSLLLASTNNDVEQEKRALEMMLAYGVDGLIIEPTKSNQYNPNIAYYLSFKEHDVPLIMINAFYEELDLPFLCLDDTQSSYLATKELISKGHMQIGLIAKIDDLQGKYRMKGYIKALGEAKLRFQPEQVLSFTTETKPDLSRNLKKFLIENKDMLTAIVCYNDEVGLEVANVCRQIDLPVPEKLSIIGQDNSYIAKNANIKLTTLTHPQEQMGRDAADWVIKRLQGKKDLPNETYYQPELIEGETVKELDVE